Part of the Anguilla rostrata isolate EN2019 chromosome 10, ASM1855537v3, whole genome shotgun sequence genome, TTTTTCCCTTGGTCTTTTCGTCCACATACTTATTGATCTGCTCCTTGGCCTGTTCAGTCTTGCTGAAGTCGGTGCTGAAACCCTCTGACAGGTAATAGCGTTTCATGCTCTCCAGGAACTCAGGGCGGGGCTTGAAGTTTTGTGCAATGAAGAGTGCATTCCCTAGCGAGAGGTCTACGTCTGATTTCTCATTGAGGTTGTGATGGATGTGTTGGAAGGCCTGGTTCACTTCCTCTTCAGTGATGTCTGTGCTGTTGAAGCCCAGACCTTCAAAGAGCTGCTGGTGCGTCTTCCCTCTGGCCCCCAAGGACAGAGCGGCCAGGGCCACGGACACGCTCAGAGGGGAGAAGAAGACGTTCTTGGACTGAGAATCGGGCTGGGCGGAGATGTGCTTGTACAGATGGAAAGCAAAGTCGAGGTTCTCCTGGTAAATCTTCAGGCTTCCGTTGGTATGGTGTTCATGCCCTTTCCCATGAGAATGTGAGTGCCCATGACCATGACCGTGGCTGTGATCATGATCATGATCATGCCCATGACCGTGGCTGTGATCATGATCATGCCCATGACCGTGGCTGTGATCATGATCATGCCCATGACCGTGGCTGTGATTATGACCGTGCCCATGACCATTATGGTCGCATTGCACAATGGACAAAAGCACAGCCAGTGCAACACACAAGTGCAGGAGGGCCCTCATCTTCATAACTGACAAAACAcataataattgttttaattactagcattgtaaaaaatatatatattaatgaataaaattgtttcaaatttaaaactcTTAATATTACAAGAATAGTCAAAGGAAAATGAATATACTGCTATATTGAAATATGAATAGCTAGATCatcaacacttcacaatattcGTCAAATACACATATTATAGCCACTATTTAGATActgcaatacattttaagaaaacacaTCTGTAACATATTTCCAATAATATTTCCCAAAAGGGAGCACGTTTACAATATGTTGCAGTATGTTTGGGCTCTTTCAATGCAATATCTGAGGCATTCACATATTGACAATGAGACAATTTTTGTAACTGTAAATACAGTACCTAAGAATTTACATTCATAAGAATGCATAATAATGAgaaaagtttattattattatggctgAAAATAAAGTACTTTGCGACAATGATCCATTTTTTTACATCTGAAGTTGTAGTAAATAATCAAGCAAAGATGTAcaccacatatttatttttaaaaatgtgtaactTTGATTAAAATACATGTTGAACTCACCTCACCCTGGTTATGGACACTGTCTCTGTCCTCATGACTGAATTTATATACAGTGTCCAGTTTGATCAGGCTTCAGACTTTGAACTAAATGGGTTACATTGAAACATCACGTATTGGATTTGTACAATCATTAGCCAACAATCAGAAATGCTGACCAAGTTAAAGTTCACCCCAggtaaaataaagttattctgTTCTATTCACTGGAATtagtgaaaatgaattttacaaataaaagagGAGACCATACCAAAacaaagtataaataaaatagcctatatttgaatacatttcattaaatacatGATAAAGGCATGTGTAAAGCCCCATCCAGCATAAAACCCTTAAGCTCTTTTAAATTCCCCTGCTTGCGATGACATATACACATATCTGCAgaaggaaatttaaaaatttgtaaGGAACtcgggtggcacggtggtgcagtggactgtcccctcacagcaagaaggttgtaggtttgaatcgcggcttggggcctttctgtgcgaagtttgcatgttctccctgtgtctgcatgggtttcctccgggtactccggtttcctcccacagtccaaagacatgcaggtaggctaattgaagactctaaattggcaataggtatgagtgcgtgagtgaatggtgtgtgtgctctgcgatagattggcggcctgtccagggtgtattcctgcctctcgcccaatgaatgatcagctccagcaccccccacgaccctgctcaggataagcgggtatagataatggatggatggatgtatggaaCTCACTGTATCCATGATACTAAGGATCTGAAATGTCCTCTCCTGCCATCATGTGGAAATTTGAATTTGTCAACTTTACTTTAATCAGAGGTCAAACTTTGAACTCCATTGACTTTAAAAACCATCCATTGTTGATTTTGTGCAATCTTTCTCAAGCAATGTTAACAAGGCTATCGCTGggaataattaaacaaaagaaTTGGCAGAAATCGAAAAGTTTCTTTGCAGTTCATAAATGTTGCCCTttaagtgaaatatccctttggggcatatgttcatggctatggataactgttacataatgggAATTGTAGCTTATCGGACCTGCGTTTTGAAGTAGTCCCAAGGACGTTCGGTGTGCACTTATTGCATAACTTTTgataacagcatctgccaaataaatgtaatgtaacacaatgtAAAGTAGCGTCAGCTGCATTGCTTATGCAtgcaacataacataacataacataatgatgagacaggccattcagcccaacaatgctcgccattttcctaactgaattagtgctctgattacctacagactagatagtatctaacactgtatcaagcctagtcttgagtTTCTGTCTCTATTACATGACCTgacaggctattccacacattgactactctctgcatgaaaaaactCTTcctattattaattacatttatatagcacttttccaaatgctcaaagtgctttacagtgaaggggaactcacctcacccaccaccaatgtgtagcacccacctgggtgatgcacagcagccaatttgcgccagaacgctcatcacacattagcgaaggtggagagggagagaacatttatttagccaattaagtctggggatgatttttagtggcaagtttgcgagagccagatctgggatttggccaggacaccggggaaccccctactcttagcgataagtgtcatgggatctttagtgaccacagagagtcaggacctcggtttaacgtctcatccaaaagacggCATcaactacagcacagtgtccccgtcactgcactggggcattggggtttatttgtaccagagggaagattgccccctgctggcccacccaacaccacttccagcagcaactcagtattccctggtggtcacccatccaagtactaaccaagcccacacctgcttagcttcagccatttggcaggagcagagtgcatggaggtatggctgctggcaatggctgtatggaatttaccatttgctaatttccatttatgtcccatagttctactaacagaactcaacctgaagaatatCTAGTGGTTCACTTTGTTGGTCccctttattaatttaaaagcctcaatcaaatcacccctgagtctccttttactaagcttgaagaggacAAGTATCTtcagtctttcctcatagcttttatctttcataccaggaatcaatggTCAGTAATGAATGGTCGTTAACTCTAACAGTTAAcccaaaccaaataaaaaaacatttctgttgccAAGTATCTACGTAGCCAGATAGCTGTCCAGTTAACAAGTACCTAGCTCTACATTCtgataagaaaatatttgttatgACTAACTCATCAGCAGCAAACATAAAATtgcagctaatgttagctaaagGACATTAACTATGTTATTCTGGTTTAAATAACATACTGTCCCTTGCTAAAGGTTAGGTGCTGACTAAGCACTCCCagaaatacaaattaattaaggtgcggtaaataaataaataaataaataaacaaacaatcaatTGACTTGCTTGGggggtaataataataattaatatcaaGAGGTCATCACACAGCAAGAAGGtgctgggtttgaatcccggcctggACCTCTCTGTGTGTTCGCATGGGTTTcttccaggtactccagtttcctcccacagtccaaagacatacaggtagGGTAATTAGAGACTAATTAGTTCTAATATTTGCTTTTACTAACAGATTACAAAATCACATCCTTACCTGGTTAgaccatttattattttagtgagcaaaacaataaaataaataaattacaacatAAGCAGCCAACTCccagaaataaaaatcaattaatttgCAGTAAAAAAAGGTTAATGACTGTTTTCCTGGGGGTATACTCTGAAGAGAGCAATACTGCTACTCCTATTACTcctactcctactactactaccaataataataataataataacaataataatagattATATTTATGCAGTACTTTTCAGGTACTGATATCAAAGTGAAAATGAGAACTCCCCTGTATGCATTCTTTTGTCAGTAATGGTTTGTTTGTAGTGTTAGAAATCTTGAAATGGAAATCATTGCTTTTCCACAGTGGTATTTACAGTATTTGTCAGTTCAATGAAATCAACACATGTTCATAgtacaatcattttatttttctgctgggtTCACAATTTTGCCCATGAACAGTACACTTCTGGTTTCGCGATTGAGCACGAAAACCATGAAAGGTTTGTCGAACTTCAAGACAGGGGTGCTAGGGAATTGGGCTGAAGTCAGCATAATTTCGACTCCCGTTGCCGCGGCCGCTGTTGCTCCAGCCTCATCCATGTCTAGGGTAGCTTTGTGAACAACCTAGcgaaacacagcacacatacttCAGAAATACAGACATATTGAACATGCTGTGTTTGTAAGATATGCAGTAAATAGCCTC contains:
- the LOC135233374 gene encoding hibernation-specific plasma protein HP-55-like, which codes for MKMRALLHLCVALAVLLSIVQCDHNGHGHGHNHSHGHGHDHDHSHGHGHDHDHSHGHGHDHDHDHSHGHGHGHSHSHGKGHEHHTNGSLKIYQENLDFAFHLYKHISAQPDSQSKNVFFSPLSVSVALAALSLGARGKTHQQLFEGLGFNSTDITEEEVNQAFQHIHHNLNEKSDVDLSLGNALFIAQNFKPRPEFLESMKRYYLSEGFSTDFSKTEQAKEQINKYVDEKTKGKITQLVEDVDPLTVMYIINYIYFKGKWEIPFDPKETKEDQFHVDDNTTVPVQMMYKKDNFHVFHDKEISTHVLQLHYNESVSMMLVLPEKGLQGLEEVVCKNHLRKWIKSVKKSKYKVFVPKLSLKTSYKLRGILSEMGITDIFKDTADLSGISEDGKLVVSKVVHKATLDMDEAGATAAAATGVEIVLTSAPFPSTPVLKYDRPFMVFVLNRETRSVLFMGKIVNPAEK